One Silene latifolia isolate original U9 population unplaced genomic scaffold, ASM4854445v1 scaffold_451, whole genome shotgun sequence genomic window carries:
- the LOC141639571 gene encoding squalene monooxygenase SE1-like, which translates to MLEEYYAVGATFIALLLTVAFFWNFRSKTRSSPEIPSGGGVATTEAVSGEFDGDVNGADVIVVGAGVAGAALAHTLGKRMGRVHVIERDLSEQDRIVGELLQPGGYLKLIELGLEDCVEQIDAQRVFGYALFKDGKNTKLAYPLEKFHSDVSGRGFHNGRFIQRMREKAKTLPNVRLEQGTVTSLVEENGIIKGVKYKTKAGEELCAYAPLTVVCDGCFSNLRRSLCKPQIDVPSCFVGLLLENCELPYENHGHVVLGDPSPILFYRISSTEIRCLVDIPGEKVPSISNGEMANYLKTFVAPQIPPQLYNSFVAAVDKGNIKSMPNRSMPAAPLPKPGALLMGDAFNMRHPLTGGGMTVALADIVVLRDLLRPLNDLSDAYSLCRYLESFYTLRKPVASTINTLAGALYKVFRASPDQAMKEMRQACFEYLSLGGIFSNGPISLLSGLNPRPLSLVLHFFAVAVYGVGRLLLPFPSPKRIWIGARLISGASGIIFPIIKAEGVRKMFFPAMVPAYYRAPPVKS; encoded by the exons ATGTTGGAAGAGTATTACGCTGTTGGTGCAACATTCATCGCGTTGTTATTGACCGTTGCTTTCTTCTGGAACTTTCGATCGAAGACTCGTTCGTCGCCGGAGATTCCTTCCGGTGGCGGTGTTGCCACTACTGAGGCGGTTTCCGGCGAGTTTGACGGCGACGTTAATGGCGCTGACGTCATCGTTGTTGGCGCTGGTGTTGCCGGTGCCGCACTTGCTCATACACTTGGAAAG AGGATGGGGCGGGTGCATGTTATAGAGAGAGATTTATCAGAGCAAGATCGGATTGTCGGCGAGCTTCTACAGCCAGGAGGATACCTCAAGTTAATTGAGTTGGGACTTGAAG ACTGTGTGGAGCAAATTGATGCACAACGTGTTTTTGGATATGCTCTTTTCAAGGATGGGAAAAATACCAAACTTGCATATCCTTTGGAGAAGTTTCATTCGGATGTCTCTGGCAGAGGCTTTCATAATGGGCGCTTTATTCAGAGGATGAGGGAGAAAGCTAAAACTCTTCCCAA TGTACGTCTGGAGCAGGGCACAGTTACTTCCCTTGTTGAAGAAAACGGAATAATTAAGGGCGTGAAGTACAAGACTAAAGCTGGAGAGGAGCTATGTGCATATGCACCTCTGACAGTTGTTTGTGATGGTTGTTTCTCAAATTTGCGTCGTTCCCTCTGCAAGCCTCAG ATAGACGTGCCATCGTGTTTTGTTGGGCTTCTTCTGGAGAATTGTGAACTTCCTTATGAAAATCATGGACATGTTGTTCTGGGAGATCCATCCCCAATTTTATTCTATCGAATTAGTAGCACAGAGATCAGATGCCTTGTTGATATACCGGGTGAAAAAGTTCCATCCATTTCCAATGGTGAAATGGCGAACTACTTGAAGACTTTTGTGGCTCCCCAA ATCCCTCCACAGTTGTATAATTCCTTTGTAGCGGCAGTCGATAAAGGAAACATCAAGTCAATGCCTAACAGAAGCATGCCAGCTGCCCCACTTCCTAAGCCAGGTGCCTTGTTAATGGGTGATGCATTTAACATGCGCCATCCTCTGACAGGCGGAGGAATGACTGTCGCTCTGGCTGATATTGTGGTGCTCCGGGACCTGCTGAGGCCACTAAATGACTTGAGTGACGCCTATAGTCTATGCAGATACCTCGAGTCCTTCTACACTTTGCGCAAG CCAGTTGCTTCGACAATAAACACATTAGCTGGTGCTTTGTACAAGGTTTTCCGTGCCTCACCGGATCAAGCTATGAAAGAGATGCGGCAGGCCTGCTTTGAGTACTTGAGCCTTGGAGGCATTTTTTCCAACGGGCCGATATCTTTGTTGTCAGGATTAAATCCAAGGCCACTGAGCTTGGTTCTCCATTTCTTTGCTGTTGCTGTTTATGGTGTCGGCCGCCTTCTTCTACCTTTCCCTTCTCCTAAGCGCATATGGATTGGAGCTAGACTGATTTCC GGTGCGTCTGGAATAATTTTTCCTATCATCAAGGCCGAAGGCGTGAGGAAGATGTTCTTTCCTGCAATGGTTCCTGCATATTACCGAGCTCCTCCTGTCAAATCATAA